From the Pseudorasbora parva isolate DD20220531a chromosome 2, ASM2467924v1, whole genome shotgun sequence genome, the window ccttcggtgtcagacgttgcggaccgtctgacgctaggcctgcacccgtatgcttatGAAACGTGGTTTTAGGCTGGGTTCCAtttgtagcggttccctcacggcaaccccatatgtgtattcttccacggtaccagctaccctatccagctagccccgtgtctttccctggacagagcccgctctgtcggctctgggcgtgttctttcccccctacaatTAGGTTGGATCCACCCCCAGAGACTGcaatatgttgcactaccctgaaGTTAGTCCTTGTGTGTATTCCACCACCATGCCCTCATTGGGCCGTGGCTCCGCAGCGGTCCATCTCCCGAGACTGGCAcactttcccagcgttatccaatagtcatacTGAgagggtcttgcagaaacagcagtgactgtcctccctgcttggagctctgacttccgtaccatactagacggtacagtgcgctcaagcaggacgctggaatgGCCAGCCTCCTGGTGTTTcaatagggatcccaattcgtcagtctaagtccgacgtacgtcgaacgtgacccactgaaagggaacgtctcggttacgtatgtaacccttgttccttgaaggagggaacggagacgtacgtcccgtcgccaggcgCTGTGCTTCCGCTAGGAGGCCGAGTCACtagtcggctcctcagcagaaaaagcgctgatctaccattccacttcctatttatacccgcgctgcggggcggagcgtggaatgcgtggatcgcatgccaaatttaattggctcgtttttacacactcgaagtagaattggtctctaaagtcagatcccaatttgtcggtctaagtccgacgtacgtctccgttccctccttcagggtaCGAGgattacatacgtaaccgagacgttattCACACCTGAGAGGACAAAAGAACAACATAATGAGCTGAGGAGAGTAAGAGCCTCCACTAATGAGCTTTGCAGCAGTCAGTTATGAGAGACGGAACTACAAGAAAGAATGTGAGGATAAAATGaatatacagtggggcaaaaaagtatttacagTAGAGATCCGTATTAGAGAACAACATACAATTTCCTAAATTTCAAGATCACTGCTTAGTCCATTTTTGAAATGATCCGAACAGGAGCAGAagggcagtttttttttaaatatttcacaagttaaatatattttgaagtacCGTGTATACaacttaaataaaacaattgaaaaataACGCTGGTCACAATTAGAGAACACTTTCAGATACCTTCAAGCTTTGGGTGTTAATCTGGCACTTGGTGCTAATTTCCGTAATAATCTGGCAAACCCTATTTAACTTGAAGCAAACTTTCCAATTTTCACTGACTTTGCAAGATGGCAAGCCACTCTAAGGTGACTGAAACCCTACAACACCAGGTTATCCAGATGAAGGCCAAAGGGATGACCCTTTCAGCTATTGCAAAAGAAGTTGGTCATTCCAAATCTTTAATTTCTAGAATACTGAAGCTTTACAAAGACACTAATTAATTCAAGTACCCAAAAAAGTATGCAAGACCAATGCACGAGAGGACAGGACAATATGGAGACGTTCAATGTGGAATCGGTTCAACACTGCAGCTGGAATTACTCGCCAGTTCAGAGCTGAAGTAAGGATCTGTCTCGCCATACAGTGTCTTGTCATTTAAGAGAATTCAGACTGAAAGCTCACTCTGCAGTGGTTCCTTCAGATAACGGAGCCgagaaagttaagcttccatatacataaactgaaactgtgccagtgcgcgcacaccgtgaatgacagctcATCAGTAAATGCGCTTTTTGCGGTcaagcagattttagtttcagttttgaaTTAGTACCGATTCGGGGGCGGGTTGCTTGAACTgtgggttcattagcctatttttcttaatgaaaaacacaacagcacacaatgacaaactcacttacttttacatttcactttgaaaccaaatcttccgagATCAtcttggcttttttttttttttttatggaaaatcccatttaaaaaaaaaaaaaaaacggcatTTCATTTTTCCTCTCGTGCACCCCCTGGTGGCAGCTCGCGTACTCCTGGGGGTGCGCGCACCACACTTTGGGAATCCCTGCACTAGAGTCACTGAGCTTAACTTTTCCATACTCATGCATAATATGGCAAATGTAGCTATACAGCTGAATGACGCTAACATTTGTCCAGTTGACTCTGTGACCTTTGTATTTGCCTTGGCAGCCTAAGCAGAACTTTTGGTAAAAATAGATCTCAAGCTCAactgttttattcattttgtttttaaagttaTGCCAATGGAAAAATGGGGATTTTAAGAGATAATTCAgtcaaaaaaatattatgtttatCTTTAATTTACTattgatgttccaaacctgtatggctAAATCTGTAATCATGCTATTTTCAGACCTGCCATCATGTACACATTTTTCATACTCAGCACGCATTTTGACTCTTAAGTACACTTGTACGATTCGCTGCTCTCTAGGTACGCATTTTGTTGCATCTCGCATTTCGCCGGTTTCAGTGCAATCCATGACGTTGATTCTGCCGCTGAGCCACAGTGTCTAAAGTTTTCGGCCAATCAAAGCGCTTCATTTTAACCCTCCGCCCATCTGCTCCTCCTAGCCAAATGGGCCCGCACGTGTTCAGGGACTCAAGCAGGCCGGCCGGATAACTGCAGGCTTGCATGCCACGACAGATGACGTGAcagaatattatattttaattaaattcggGTGAGTGGCGGTTGAACCTATcacatgaaaaatatatatatacattgttAAATATTGTTACAGCGCCTGGTAACAATATTTGGCAAGCTATGAGCCCAGCTGGAGGCCTCCATCTCGTAGATGAGACTGCCTGGGTTATTTTGTTATGATATTAGCctagttatattttaaaacagccaGTCATTGTAGCCATTCATTCGGGGAAAAGGCATTTAAAACATAGACAGATTATGGAGTTATATCAAATGACATCGCCGCAATGGCAGCGCGAGATGTTCAGAAGAATGCAAGAGCTAAACTTCTACAAGCTTAATAACATCcacagcaaaaaaagaaaaaaaaaaagaagataaaaTAGTCGGAAAACTTTGCCCATTAATTAGATATGCAAGGCAAGCAGGCGAGTTTTGGGGTTATTATGGACAATTAAAAATGTGAACATGCATGTTGCAATGTTGTGCGGTGGACTTGCAGCGAATTTCAGTGAATGAATAGAGTCAGCGTTTTAATATCGTTGCTCCATAGTTTGTTTCTTGTATGATTGTTTGGCCTGCTGGTATAAAATAATTTGCACTATCTGCCTGAAAAAGACACGCTCTCTTTTCCATTCAGTCAAAATTACCGGTTTAATTTCTTCAGGCTCGTCCTAGTCGTCACCCTGACATGACAGCGTGTAGAGTTAAATAGCCTATAATGTCAATGACTTATTTTAGTCaagctttctttctttttgcaaTAGGCATTAATTAGCAGTGGGCTAAATAACAGCATGTTGAAATTGTGCCAAATTACGTTTTTTACTACAATGATAAAATTGTACAGTATTCAGGTAAGGTCAGGTTTGCTGATGTGCGTTTtatttaggctatttatttatttttgtccctGTGCGCCGATCGGAGACGGAGATTACTGCTGATATTCTGGAGATACAATGTTAGCCAATAGCTCATGCTTTGGTGAGGTAGTCAGGTTTTCcgcattcattttattttcctGTGCAGTACAGGCTCTTTTTTTGTATATGACAGTGTAAACAGTTCAATAACTGTTATTTAAAGGTTAACTGTAGGCCATAGTCAATTGCATTAGGCTACGATTGCAAGAAGGATCAACTGTCCAAAAATGGGAGGTTTTTTTAAACGCATATCAGTAAATattgtattaatttttttactctacAGTTGTTTAGTtgtgttaaattaaattaaattattaatttaaattcatatttaatttgattaaatattaaatgacatttACATTGTAAATTAGTAACAATATTTACTGTATATAATAGCAAAATTTGATGTCAAattcaaataaaagaaaatctaCTTTTGTGAAAATATGAAATGTGCCATAGTTTTAGTGGAAGATTGCTGCCATCTACtggaaaacaaacacttttGCTAGTGCTAAAGTGAATAGTTTGTGGATGAATGCTAGATGTTATTATGTCTTGTTCtttgtgtttaggctgtctttgtgtcacaattcaccaatTCACCAGTGTTAGTGCccatgatcaccaccagagggcactccaccccggactgtcactccatcacaaactacattactcATAATCCTTTCCCCGGACTTATTAGCACTcaatgtttacacctgtgtctcatcacctcattacctctgcctatataagcctggttatctctgtcattcattgcgaagtcttgtttagtgtcacaactgcatttctgagcgtttccctggtttcatgtatcttggtctttgatttcctgccttctccgtggattacccttttgcctgtcccttttgttttgttttgccttttcggactgatttcctgttatgaccttttgcctgttctatggactacgactttggattaccgttcaataaatactgcgtttggatcttcaacccttctgtctcagagcagttcgttACACTTTGGTTCTATTTTTGTATGATGATTCACCATCATCAGTCTTTCTAAAATATCATGAACACAAtgatggccctaactgagacctggatcaaaccagaggacactgccactcctgcagccctttcaaccaatttaactttttcacacactcctcggcctattgggaggggtgggggtactggtttgcttatctcaaatgattggaaatttgatccattaccgtctctaccggccagttcatttgaatcgcactcaatcactgttactcaccctgttaaaatccatgtggtagtggtctatcgtcctccaggtcacctcggtaactttgtggaggagttggatgtgttactttctaacttccctgaggatggcactccactgattctgcttggtgacttcaacatccatcttgataaacacctagctgcagacttcagcactctactgacttcatttgatcttaagttagtatctactacggctactcacagatcaggtaaccaattagaccttgtatacacacgcaactgctccacggacaacactttagttactccattacacacctcagaccactttctcatcactcttaacctcatactgactcctgatacaacacgcactcctacacagatcacctttcggcgtaatctacgctccctctctccctctcgcctatccactatggtatcatcttcactccctccacctgctcagttctcagcactggacactaacagtgctactgacactctttgctccactctaacatcctccttagacagtttttgccccctctcatccagaccagcccgccccaccccatctgccccctggctgtctgatgttctccgtgaacatcgctctggactcagggcggcagagaggaaatggcggaaatctaaaaactatactgaccttaccttgtatcagtcgcttctctcttctttctctacaaatgtctccactgctaaaacaacatactaccacaacaaaatcaacaaatgctctgactctcgcaaactctttaaaacattctcctctctcctttgtcctcctcctccccctccttcatcaactcttacagctgatgactttgcatcattttttacaaacaaaacatccctcatcagcaaacagttctcctcatcacaaactgacaagcacatctcaacaactaacacgaacacgcttccatccttctctccgctctccgaggcagatatttctaaactcatcctttccaatcaccctactacctgtccacttgatcctatacccactcacctccttcaggccatttcttcttcaatcactcctgcactcactcacattgtcaacacttctcttcatacgggaacctttcccacagcatttaagcaggctcgggtaaccccactgcttaagaaacactctctgaatccagcacttttagaaaactaccgaccggtatcccttctgcctttcattgcaaagatccttgagcgagttgtgttcaatcaactctctatgtttcttgaaagggacaacctcctagacaacaaccaatccggcttcaaaagcggccattcgactgagactgccttgctctcggtaactgaggcactgagactggcaaaagcagcttccaaatcctcagtgctcattctgctggatctgtctgctgcttttgacacagttaaccaccagatcctcctgtcaacacttaagacgatgggtatctcaggaactgccctccagtggttcaggtcttacctctctggtaggtcctacagggtgtcatggagaggtgtagtgtctaagtcacatcatctagctactggggttccccagggctcagtccttggaccacttctcttctccatctatatgtcatcattaggttccgtcattcagaaacatggcttttcctatcactgctatgctgatgacactcaactctacttctcatttcaaccagatgatcctacagtcagtgttcgtatcgctgcctgtctgacagacatttctgactggatgaaagagcatcatcttaaactcaatcttgcaaagacagaattacttgttttctcaaccaacctagcacttcatcaaaatttctccattcagcttggttcatcgaccataactccatcaaggacagccaggaaccttggagttgtgattgatgaccagttaaacttcactgaccacattactgcaacagcccggtcctgcagatttgctttatacaacattagaaagattagacccttcctatcagaacaggctgcacaactcctggttcaagctcttgttctctccagactggattattgtaatgctcttctggctgggcttccagcatgcactatcaaacccttgcagctgatccagaatgcagcggcgagagtggtctttaatgagccgaagagaacgcatgttacgcctctcttcatcaaactgcactggttgccaatggctgctcgcatcaaattcaaggctctagttctcgcctacaaaacaaccactggttctgcaccattatacctaaactcaattgttcagacttacacaccctccagaagcttgcgttctgcaaatgagcggcgcctcgtggttccttcccaaagaggcatgaaatcgctctcacggacattttcctggaccgttcccacctggtggaatgacctgccgatctcaattcgtgctgccgagtctgtagccatttttaaaaaacatcttaagacacatcttttccaattgcacttttcctattgcacttgaccaatacagaatagcacttactgatcatatctacgtctctcatccggatttgtgccttcaggcgggtatattacatagttatcatagctaccaaaacccagtgttctgtattttgcgtacgtgagtttttgctgtcgatggctattgctgcgcgtttagctagaatgccatacaaaaccaacccattgggccactgaatccgcattaacgacaacagttggggcatcagccttagtcctaatgggttgttatcttagctatccaaatccagtgttctgtattttccgtacgtgagtatttgttgcagctggctataaaaaaataaataaaaaaataaaaataaaaaaaaaataaaaaaaaacagttgtgtactctgctaattaattgagatttcttacagctcttacaggttgttggctttgtttgtttcgttgcttctattgctctacccttttttttgtaagtcgctttggataaaagcgtctgctaaatgattaaatgtaaatgtaaatgtaaatgatggAATGGGCTGTGATGCAAGGTTTGTTTTCAATTCAATGCTGGGAGTTATTGCAGTAATTGTCTAAAATTGATGGTGTACTTGTATTTGGTTATGGAGTAACTAATAAATCTTAATTGGTGAAAGTATATTATGTGCATATTATGGAGTTAGGCATCATAGATTTCTCACTGGTGGGTGGGCAACGGTGAAGCGCACATTGGTGGTGGGCTGTCGGTGCGCGCTGGGGGCCCGCGTGGGTTAGTACTCATCAAATTTCTTCAAGATTGCCAGGTCTGTATTTTGCTTTAATGTGGGTATTTTCCATACAGTGAAAGTCAATGAAGTTCACTGACTTTCTAAATTACATCCTGTGTAGATGAGTGATGATGGAATTGTCCTTTGGGGATAAACTATCCTTGTAGTATCTgaactaaaaatataaattacttttttttttctgtgtagtTTGAATGAGTTTGACCACAAGTTCTTCGGCATCACTAGCACTGAAACAATCACCATGGACCCTCAGCACAAACTTTTGCTGCGATGCACCTACAGGGCTCTAGAGGATGCTGGGATGTCAATGGAAAAGGCCAGTGGAACGCGGACAGGAGTATATTTGGGTAACATATGAGCTCAATATAAAAAAGTAACTTTTGCTGTATTTCAAGCCTAATGAAAACGTATATGCACTAACTGCATGGGAAGTCTTTCAGAGCAACCTTTGGTCAAGGTGTGTTGCTAAATAGTACATAGATTTTAGCACAGTAATTCCCTTGTTCACAAGAGGAATCTAAATTTTCTTGACCTCTATATATACACTTGTGGTTTAATCCCTTTATGACACAGTAAAAATATCACATGAGGTGGCTACAACTGGCTGGTAAAGGGCTGGTAACTGAAATGTTGCTTGTCCGAGCCCTACAACTATCATTGCCTTGAGCAAGGCAATTAACCTCAGGTTGCACTGTAATAGCTAAACGTAAAGTGGCTATGGAGAAAAAGCCTTTAGTCAGCTAACATATCtagcatgttttttgtttgcttgttttttcAGGCCTAATGAACAGAGACTTTGAGCTGGCAACTGTGAGGATTAATCCAAAACACATAGACCACACCAATGgcactggtgctgctatgagcATAGCTGCCAACCGCATCTCATACATATTCAACTTCACTGGTCCCTCCCTGTCCATTGACTGTGCCTGCTCCTCATCGCTCGTCGCCCTTCACTTAGCTTGTCAAGCCATAAAACAAGGTAGTCTTCAAAATATGCATGTAAACCCTGTGGATCAACTTATTTGCACATTTTAAGAAGATTGTCTATAAACTGTATATTGTATTTGTTCTAATATAGAGTACTGTACTGAATACATTAGATGTTTTCTGTATCTTTTGCTCTTGAATTAATCAAACAAATTATTAGCCATTAGGCTACCCTCACCTCTCTAAGTTTTGTGGTTATTTGTTTTCCACTCAACAGGAGATTGTGATATGGCCTTGTGTGGTGGAGTGACCTGTATATTGGAGCCAACGCTTTTTGTGACTCTTTCCAAAGCAAAAATGATCTCCACTGATGGAACGAGTAAACCTTTCAGCAGCAAAGCTAATGGATATGGCAGAGGTGAAGGATGTGGGGTCGTTCTATTAAAGCCtctgaaaaaagtaaataaaatgattCTCATATAAACACAACACTATGACAGCAATGTAATGATGTGAGAAACAACCATATGTTGTCTGTATTTTGACAGGCTTTTGAAGACCATGATCATATTTGGGGTATCATCAGCAAAACTGCAGTAAATCAAGATGGCCACAGCGTTAGTCCAATCACCAAACCATCCATGGTACAGCAGGAGGAGCTGCTTAGAAAAATCTACTCAACAGAGACTGACCTGACTAGTGTCCAGTACATTGAGGCTCATGGGACTGGGACTCCAATTGGAGATCCAATAGAGGCAGGTAGCATTTCAAAAGTCATTGCCAAAGCAAGACCTCCAAAGTCAGGGCCACTCATCATTGGTTCTGTTAAGAGTAATATTGGACACACAGAATCTGCCGCAGGTGTTGCAGGGCTCATTAAGATTCTCTTGATGATGCAGCATGAAACTATTGTGCCATCATTGTTTTATTCCGTGGAAAACTCCAGCATAGACGTTAAATCTCTCAATATGAAAATCCCCACCACAGCAGAAAAGTGGATCAGTGACTGCAGATCAGGGAGGTCAGCAGGAATCAATAACTTTGGGTTTGGTGGAACAAATGCGCATGCGATTGTCAGACAATGTGTGCAGTCAAAAAAGCCAAAAGCTCAGCTGATAAGCAAATCCCATGAGTATTTTGTGGTCTCTGCAGCCTCAGAAAAATCCATGAAAAATATTATTGCAGATACAGCAGAACAGATCAGTGCAGGGAAAATCTCAGATCTACAGTCTTTACTGTACACATCCGCATGTAGAAGAAGTCACTTGAAACACAAATACAGGAAAGTATTTCAAACATCCTCATTGGCAGATCTGAAAGAGAAACTTACCACTGCTGTGGAGAAAAAGCTTGTACCTTCAAAAACAGACTCCAAGctagtttttgtgttttgcgGTAATGGTGTTACATATCAGGGTATGTGCAAGCAGCTCCTAAAACAAGAGCCAGTTTTCAGAGCGGAAATTGTGAAGATTGAAACTCTGTTGCAAAGCTATGGAGGTTTGAATCTGATAGAGATGCTGGAAAGAGAATCTGAGGAAAGTACAGAGCCGTCTGATCCAAAGATTGTCCAGCCTCTACTGTTTGCGATTCAGGTTGCTGTTGTTAACCTTCTGAAACACTGGGGCATCAGTCCTGATGCTGTTTTGGGACACTCTATTGGAGAAGTTGCTGCGGCTCATTGTTCTGGTTTGCTGTCACTTGAAGATGCAGTGAAAGTCATCCACTATCGCAGTTCTTTGCAAAGCACTGTGACAGGAGGGAAGATGCTGGTAGTCAGTAATATGGCTGTTTCTGAAGTCTTGAAAATTCTTCCATCTTATTCCGGAAGGGTTTGCCTGGCTGCTTATAACAGCCCTCAGTCATGCACCCTTTCAGGAGATGCAGATGACATTGACAGGttgcaacagaatttgagcAACTCACCCAAAGGAAAAGATTTGTTCATCCGCATTTTAGAAGTACCTGCAGCATACCACAGTCACAAGATGGATCccattttatccaaagtgaaACAGAGTATAGGCTCATTGCAGGCACAGAATTTGGAGACAGAATTGTTCTCAACGGTGACAGgtgttagtgtgtgttcctCAGATTTTATTACTGGTGAATATTGGGCAAAGAATATCAGAGAACCAGTTGAATTTGAACAAGCTGTAAAGTCTGCAGCTAAAAACAAAAGAAGTGTGGTATTTGTTGAAATTGGCCCAAGAAGATCTTTGCAGAGGTACATCACTGAGACTCTGGGAAATGACTTCACTGTGATTCCCTCAGTGCAGCCTGATAAAGATCACGAGACAATGCTTGCAGCTGTTTCCAAACTATTTGAGCTTGGGGTCAAAGTGGACTGGGAAATGTTCTACAAAGGTTTTGAGACTGAACCAATTCCCTACCCACGATACCAGTTTGATGATGAGAAAAGAGATGTCTTTGCTTCTCACTTACAGTTGATCAGTCCCACTGGAAACCATCCAGTAGTTACACAAATGGGTACAGACAGTTCAGTGTTCAGCTGTGATTTATCCTCTGAATCAGTGGCCTTCCTGAAGGACCACAGGCACAGTGGGGTTGCCATCATTCCTGGGGCATTTTATGCAGAGTTGGGTTTAGCAACTTACATGGAATACGCAAAACCTAAGGTTCCACTAAGTTATCTGAAGCTCAGCATAACATTCCAGAGTCCATATGTTTTCACCCAGAATGCCCCAGATTTAAATGTACAGCTGGATCAGTCACAACATTTGGCCGATAACACATGCAACTTTAAAATACAGTCTACTTCTGCAGTCTATGCATTTGGCAGCGTAGAAGCAAAACCAGGTAGAACTCCTGAAGAACAGCTAATTTCATTAGACTGTATTTCCAAAAGATGCACATCCCACATGACTTCTGAAGAACTCTACAAACTTCTAGGTCAAGCAGGATTTGAGTATGGGTCTGTTCTCAGAAATAATGTAGATGTTTATTGTGGGGAAGAATTTAGAGAGGCTATGTGTGTTGTGAAGGTCCCAAAGGAATTACTGCCTCAACTACATGACTATCACCTTCACCCTGTGGTCTTGGATTACTTCATGCAACTTGTACTTGCAACTATAGGGGGTGTATCAACAAGACCCCAATATCCTGCACAAATAGAAAGCCTTACTGTATTTGAACCATTGGAAGACGTGATGGTTGTATATCTGAGAGCAGTACATGTGGGAGAAGATGATTTTGACATTTGTGGCTGCTTAGCCAACAAACAGGGTAGGGTGTTGGTTGAACTCAGGGATGTGAAGATCAGAATGCTAGGAAGTCGTTTCCAAGCAGTCGAGGAGTACTTCTTCCACAACGATTTTAGTAGCATCTCTGAAGTTTCCACGTTTGATACACCAATTAAGGCACTGGTCTTTTCTGACAAAGTAGGAATTTCTAAAGCTTTGCAACAGTACTTGGACCCAACATCTAGATATGTGTCTTCTTCACACAGTAACATACTGTTGGAAGATGGAGCTGAACTTCTTTTGTCAAAACTGAAAATTTCAAGTGTAAAGAAAAACTTCCAGGAAATTTTGTTCATGTGGGGTGATGCAGACCTAACCTCTCTCAAATCAGAGAAGGTCTTGGACAGCATGGCGGGGTGTTGT encodes:
- the LOC137048013 gene encoding mycocerosic acid synthase-like polyketide synthase isoform X1, with amino-acid sequence MMDEDAEIAVVGIGCHFPGGEGLENFWRVLLHGENCAVQIPNDRFNLSQWYDPDESKAGKTHTAKAALIDGLNEFDHKFFGITSTETITMDPQHKLLLRCTYRALEDAGMSMEKASGTRTGVYLGLMNRDFELATVRINPKHIDHTNGTGAAMSIAANRISYIFNFTGPSLSIDCACSSSLVALHLACQAIKQGDCDMALCGGVTCILEPTLFVTLSKAKMISTDGTSKPFSSKANGYGRGEGCGVVLLKPLKKAFEDHDHIWGIISKTAVNQDGHSVSPITKPSMVQQEELLRKIYSTETDLTSVQYIEAHGTGTPIGDPIEAGSISKVIAKARPPKSGPLIIGSVKSNIGHTESAAGVAGLIKILLMMQHETIVPSLFYSVENSSIDVKSLNMKIPTTAEKWISDCRSGRSAGINNFGFGGTNAHAIVRQCVQSKKPKAQLISKSHEYFVVSAASEKSMKNIIADTAEQISAGKISDLQSLLYTSACRRSHLKHKYRKVFQTSSLADLKEKLTTAVEKKLVPSKTDSKLVFVFCGNGVTYQGMCKQLLKQEPVFRAEIVKIETLLQSYGGLNLIEMLERESEESTEPSDPKIVQPLLFAIQVAVVNLLKHWGISPDAVLGHSIGEVAAAHCSGLLSLEDAVKVIHYRSSLQSTVTGGKMLVVSNMAVSEVLKILPSYSGRVCLAAYNSPQSCTLSGDADDIDRLQQNLSNSPKGKDLFIRILEVPAAYHSHKMDPILSKVKQSIGSLQAQNLETELFSTVTGVSVCSSDFITGEYWAKNIREPVEFEQAVKSAAKNKRSVVFVEIGPRRSLQRYITETLGNDFTVIPSVQPDKDHETMLAAVSKLFELGVKVDWEMFYKGFETEPIPYPRYQFDDEKRDVFASHLQLISPTGNHPVVTQMGTDSSVFSCDLSSESVAFLKDHRHSGVAIIPGAFYAELGLATYMEYAKPKVPLSYLKLSITFQSPYVFTQNAPDLNVQLDQSQHLADNTCNFKIQSTSAVYAFGSVEAKPGRTPEEQLISLDCISKRCTSHMTSEELYKLLGQAGFEYGSVLRNNVDVYCGEEFREAMCVVKVPKELLPQLHDYHLHPVVLDYFMQLVLATIGGVSTRPQYPAQIESLTVFEPLEDVMVVYLRAVHVGEDDFDICGCLANKQGRVLVELRDVKIRMLGSRFQAVEEYFFHNDFSSISEVSTFDTPIKALVFSDKVGISKALQQYLDPTSRYVSSSHSNILLEDGAELLLSKLKISSVKKNFQEILFMWGDADLTSLKSEKVLDSMAGCCEIVRKLVGYLKALHFPGNIRVITYRSSESTVDHINPGFVLSGMIRACAAELPELSFQLIDVGSATFEDSKALVQVIRSYPCNKYPELVVNEGHILKAEITRTPLPTMAIPSRSIHMLDEEVFILQTSDPYIMTKVSATPMDNSIELIQGKNIELHLSKICVHSSDYFPVSLSDLNYGQTLYWNKHTNENHKLLALDFSGTVTAVGKDVSKFKVGDHVVSCYPVAATTKVVLPSAVCCKAKRLPFLNDVPCVSYLVLAWEILHEALPKSKQQRNLGIFSTVPDSALTNVLIAIANRSGWNVRVSTQVNQLSCDFSEVVGAVLLPPYNVETAELVSSVSRIKDIVLVYDNQTEFPFNTTTVRGTNEDVRFHTLHVSQIMQKGSLQMQMPHVYHWVKSMHLDRKSLPLDTTVVQRIKSQDTDLLSVKGFESYFRCQILPIIALKREAKNQLSAIPVMPKDSLFQKNSVYIVTGGLTGLGFETVKFIAQKGGGNIVILSRSNPNHQMQQEISQISSQWGSVIKSLPCDVSVSEQVDQTIVNIGKLFPSSPIKGVFHSAVVLHDGLIERLDKTLYEKVMRPKVNGVINLHRSTIQCNLDYFVCYSSIAAFIGNASQTNYAAANTFMDTFCQYRRNIGLSGQSINWGALNLGLLLNKVHVQRFLEARGIMLLEIPDIHESLEQCLLINKPQQVVCKFNLKNNWNNILSQNKTLNVRLFKIAQEAISKAGVNLSRSEQPNKSSSPRDYLRSMISETTGVEMDELKDDVHLFDIGIDSMLAMTLQNLIFDDRGVNVPLVTLLDPNSTLATLNKILEENCVDGHQSEDESNSTYL